The Episyrphus balteatus chromosome 3, idEpiBalt1.1, whole genome shotgun sequence genome segment cagaaatttattattttcttttgtaaatatttataacATGAATCCCATTTTGACAGTGCCCAGGCCGCGGGATTTTTATCCGAAGCACATTCGGAGGAAGCAGATCACGCGGATCCCTTCTACGCACACTGCAAGGTGCATTCCGACAAAACGATGATTAAACATCGAAAAAGACATTTCAATACAATTAAGTTGGTAATGGAGCACAAGAACTTGGAaaagcaagaacaaaaaaatgaagatCCAACACCTGGTCAAGTTCGGATCCAAAGAAAGTTGGCAAAGTACCAAAACAAGTACAGAAACAATAAACATCTTAAAATCGAACCATGGGGTGAGTTTGCTTTTAATGTATTTGGTAAAACAACAGGGTCCTAATTTTTGGTCTTAATTCAGTTCCAACTCAGAAGATTTCAAGATTACTGACCACTAGCGCCACTGCTTGCAATCGTCTCCTAATGAAAGCCGAAATAATGGACGTTGACATAGCCGCTTTGGAACTACAAGAAGCTCAGGTATTTTGTCAAAGAGTATCCCATAAAAGCGTTTAATCCTTTTTCATTCTTTAAATAGATCTCAGCCCTCACAGACATTCGAAAGAAATGGCATATTGCGCCGGCATTTAGTGTGGAATTCATAGGCTACTACCTCGACAGAATTTCACGCATTAAAGACCTCAAATGCAACCTAGAACAGATGATCGATGCGAATACAAATTTGCTAGGCGAACAACAGAGCCTTCGTGACGAGTACGATTCCAAAGTCAAGTCAAATACCGACATAAAGGCAAAGCACGAAGCACTGCAGGCCAGTGTCCGTGAAATGCATAAGCAGATAGAATCCCTCTGTCCCAGCAAAACAATGCCAACTCTGGAAAACATCGGACGCCAAGTAGCTGCTCCAAGTCCAGTTGTAACTCCGCCCTCTCGTCCAATGTCGGTTCCCACAGCAGCTGCCCTCAAAATGGGAGTTGGTTTCCCCCTGGCCCATCTGCCCGGCATTAAAGATGACACCGGCCGTGTGTTGAGCACGCAATCGCAGAACAAAGCTGCCCTGGTGCACGAGTGTGGCATCTGTAAACGCTGCAACGACCAGCATTTGCTAGCCAAATGCGACACCTGTCATTTTCACTATCATTTAGGATGCTTAAACCCACCGCTCACTCGACACCCCAAAAAGTCTAAGCTCTATGGTTGGCAATGTTCCGAATGTGATAAGTCTGAAGATTCCGATGCGGTGCCGGATATGCCCAAGGGTCCGAGAAAATCACGAACACGCTTTAGCAAAGACGGAACAATTGTGCCCGCCGATCCGAATCTCTCCAGCTCAAATCCCGAAACTAGTATGTCCCCGAAATCTATATCACCCATTAAGAGAAGATCAACAGATACGACAATTCGTGTGGGAGGAGGTCCAAAACGTTCATCATTGGAATTCAATCAGAACGGAAAGTCGCTTGCTAGTCTTCCAGCACCTAAGCCCTTGCGAAAATCTGTTGACGCACCGAAAAAGATTGAGGACACATTGAATGCTGCCAAGAGACCCCGATCGAAAATCATCGATTATAGTCCTCTTATCACACACAATCCACAAGTTGTTCTCGAGGATGCATTGAAATCGGTTTCGGTGAAAAAATTCGCATCAATATCAAATTTCCCTGAATTTTCTGAAGCAGTTAGTGAAGCACATAAGAATTCGGCGGCAGCAGCGGCGGCGACAAAAGAAGACCCACTCGCAACAACATCAGAAGATGCCAAATTATTGGCTAAAGGGGTTTTGGATTTAAGTTCAGGGCAAACGCTAACTGCCAGTCAGAGTACAAGTGCTAGTGCTCTAACTAGTCTGGACAGCTCAATCGGTTTCGAAACAACAAACAAAGAGGTGCATAATAAGAACCGCAAGAAACGCAGTAAAGATAAGCACAAAAGCAAGTATTCGTCGGACAACGAAAAGTCGCCATCGAAAGAGCACAAACGGAAACGTAAAAAGAAGAATCACGATGCCGAGAATCCCAATGACAATGAGCCGGCTAttcctaaaattaaaattaaagtaagttttttgtttttaaactaatttttaaaacattaatatATTTCGTTTTGGGTATATGAATTTGCTTTTCTTGAGAATATATTACTTTTCGTCCTGTTAACTTTAGTTTAAGGTTAGTGCAAAATGTTTGTTTATGAAGATTTATAAGAAATGCAggttatttgtttaaattacatTTCTTATATTCGGAAGCTTTCAAGATCAAGGACCCCGAACCTGTCGTAGAGAAAAATAGGTTCAGTTAAATTCGACATTAGTATGCTGCAGTTTGCATCATGGAGATTAAGGGTAAATTCACAAACGTCAAATTTGTTGGTAGTGATTACGCATCACTGCTTTTTTGCGATACTGATCGTTGCTCAGCTGATGcgatactgattgacaaaaagttttacgtttaaaaacattttttgcttaATGATGGACGTGATactaataaaaactctttgttgtAATTACAATCTGGAGCCACACATTTTATCTCCTTCAGAACTTTCCTCCACAATACTGACTTCGATTTTCTGCCTGCTATAAATTCACCTTCATATTTTAATCTGGTTTCTATTAGTAGTTTAATTTGTGCGCCGTTAAAATATTCCGAAAATATcatcaaatttattaatttataaacaatttagaaTTTGATTATATACTTTTCATTGTCATTTTCCTCCATTTTTACTCCAAATCGCGTCGGCATCAACAACTTATCAAGAAAATTCTTGatgcttttttgtttgatatttgcgcATCAGTTTATCCAAATTTGCAATAATGAACGATTGACATTTTAAGTGATGCTATTTATTTGCGTTTATGAACGTGCTACAGGAATGATCGCAAATCATCTCTGCAGTGATGCGTTTGTGAATTTACACTAAAAGCCTCTATGGATCAACTCTCTAACGCGACGGGTTTCCAAGATATGCGAGCTCGGACACAGAAATAATTAACtttgtttacatttaaaaattgtcGTTAACAGCgcaaaagaataattttcattacTTTCTAAAACAAGTCCACATTGTTATTCTCGTTCATCCGTGTTTTGCCATGAATTTAGGATGTATTCTGGATTCAGAGGTCCATAACGAGAACACTTGCCGCCAAACATTACTGTTTATCTTTCGTCAGTCCATAAATCGTTAATTGGATGTTGTTTTACGCAGTTCATACGTTTGGTTGCAGGTTTAGCGGTGAAAACACGGACTTTTCTTGACCTAAACTCCTTTAAATTATGACTTCTTAGCTGACTGCGAACTTTTTCAACAAGCCCTTCAATATTAAGTTATTGTATTAAGCTAAGGTTTTACAGGAAAAGGTTATTGAActttataattaaatatttgtttaattttatgacttgCTTTTAAAAAGCACCATGTTAGGATAAGTTACATAGCAGATAACCACCGGATCGGTAAGACGCTTCTAACGGTACCTCTTTTTTGAAATGATGATCGAGGAGCTTAGAAGTTATGAGAGAATATACAGTGCTGGTAAAAACATCcgaattttttatcatttgccTTAATTGAGATTTTCTTACACGTCgcttatacattttttgaaaaaattcaaaatgtaaatTCAGAGTTTCGTCTGATTATAATcggatttttcaaggatttcgatTCTCGATGTTAAGTTACCGGTTTTACGTCACTTCAGTCGTATTTTTGTTCCACGCCGACTTTTTATAATATCGTTAAAAAATGAAGAagcaaaaaatctttcaaataaaaacaaagaaattgagtttttataaaacttaaaagttttaatcaaattcaaaattaaaaatattttgattaattaattgctCCTATTTATTAAACTTCTTCATTTGTAAATAATTCTCCAATCTCTGTTGTTCAACAactaaaaattggtaaaaactAAAAAGTCAGAATAATATATTAAGCAAAATACTAATGGGTAAATATTGAATTCGGTCACGATTTACGAAACTGATCACGTTCATGCTTTTAGTCTGACGAGGgcgatatacatatgtatacctatttattttgtgtttttatgttttttttttttttaagttaattgaCAGTCAGGCGCTCAAAAAGGACACGAGGACACGCTAAAAACCAAAcaaatcgtcccgtttctgcctgaACCACGAATCTACAAAGCAAATTTTGTTcgattcttaaaataaatatacatttttctcaaaattaaaaatatgaattgaacaaagCCAAATCAGGTTATGATTTagacatattgattgagttgATTCTACAATTAAACCTTTGTACCTATTCTTTCTGCAagttttagagcaatgtttgacagaaaataaaatcttttaaaaaaatatgcttaCGAGattcaagcagaaacgggacgaaatGTGTTCCTTCCGTGAATGTGTGAAATGAACCTTTAAGGTTCATTTCAGGTTCATTCAACAATGGATATAACTAtgtttgtaaagaatattcaccaAACTGTTTTTGACTTATTTCAAGTTCTTATAACCCACTTATAATATATCAAACTCACTTTACAAAACAAATTCTATCCAGTTTTTGTTTCGcctgaaaaattttataaaatggattTACAAATGTTTCTCCTTTTCAAAATAAccgattcaaataatttttatattttaaatttcagttcAAAACATTACCACTACCCGGAGAGGTAGCACCAGAAGCACATTTTTTCTATGTTTCTGCCGATATGGTGCGTTCGCGCCCAACATCTGTTGAAACTGTCGAAGACTTATCATTAAATGCggtaaaaattcaatttattaaatccttcaatttaatttaaaaaaataaaccgtCCCACTCATTCATTTATAGGACGAAGCTTCGCAAAATGAAACTTCGGTATCACCTGAAGTTGTGAAAGCTCCACCTGAAGTTTCAAAATCACCAGTTAAACAGCCTACTAAAACAGCACAAACTTCAACGCCAAGCACAAAAGTAGTTCCACCAATACCAGCCGTTCGGCAGGCGTCACCGAGAAAGGCAAACAAACGAACTTCTCTAAGCTTATCTTCATCATCTAGTATGCAGCATCCGCCGAAAGATGTTATCTGTGATGTTTGTAAAGAATCAGGAACAGCACAAAATCTCGTCTTgtatgtttatttattatttttttttttaataaagatcaattaataatatttttgtttaattaaacaGTTGTGACGAATGCcgaaaaaattatcattttacaTGTCTTGATCCACCACTTAAGAAAACACCCAAGCGCAGAGGTTATTCTTGGCACTGTGCTGATTGTGATCCAACTGTAAGTTAAACTTTTCTTTCATACCTTTTTAATCAACTACTTACTTATTGTCTTCTTTTGTAGGATGTTGAAACAACGTAATCATGTACAAAGAGACatttaagatttaaaataataacaaaactatAAGTTAGAATATAAAATTCATCACTCCCACgaaaccataaaaaaataaaaacaaaaccaaacaatttataaaaagctaTCGGAGCAAATCAAGAGATGCGAAATAAGATGAACCTATTTGTGTATTTagtatttaaacattttattaaaaaatattctttattaactttttacATTGCAACAATTAAACTCTTCGACTTAAacctatttatgtatttttttttttataaaaatgtatcatgattcattatatatattttttttatttatttcaaatctcGAATGAATTTgcttcaaaaagaaaattaaaaaaaaaaacaattgtccctgtaaatctgtgtaaaaatgaatttattgttcAAATTCTTAacgaaaattataaataaaagtgAAATTCTCTcagtatttaaaaacaaaacaagcaaaaacaaacaaaaagaattatatttTAACTTACTTACTTAGGCTTACCAGCGAaataaggcggctacaatccatTGTGGCCTCAATCAACTTCTCCTCTATCCTTAGGTTGCTGCTTCCAGTTTGGCACGCCATCGCCAAGTTGATTGGGATCCCTTTCCACTTACGTCCCCTACCTTTCaacttaatttatataaaaagcatTTACAAGCTCACGAGCTAAATCCTTTATGTAGAATTTGGGTCCTCAGTAGACCTTTTATAGTTTACGCAATCAGTCTGGAAATCTCTAACCATGAGACAAAAGCTTCAAGAGAGAAAACCTTTCGCCCAAGATAGGGTTGTGATAGAAGAAATAAATGGCATCCTTCTCCTTTTTTATATTCTCTATAGACCATAAATCAGCAACAAAATAGTTGAATGTGTCTGTCAACTAAAATCATATTCCAACGAGATAACATTAACAGAAGCTAAAAAGAAGGTAAAAGAAGGACGCCTCCAGGGCCAAGGAACGGATAAGATTAGAAGGCATCGCCTAACTGCTCGACAACGcagcaaaaaataaagaatagctTACAAATTCTAAAAAGCGCTATAAGAAACGGCAATGATATATAAATACCGCGAAGAACTTCTAGGGGCATCTGTTTTGATGATGTGACTCAATTGGGGTTTTCGTTTATGTTCAAATGCGATGATTAGAATGACTATGGTTAAAGTTCCATGACCCTGAATGAATCGCTTGACATGCTTGAAGTGTGTCGTTTGTATTGCTGTCTTGTCCACGACATTGCTCAAACAAATATTTCTGTTCTTAGAAATGAAAATTCTGTCAAACAAAATACACTTGTAAAGTTCTGCAAAAATTATGCCCATTTTTTCCACTTTTCTTAAGTCTtggaaattaaagtaaaaaaccaTCGGaatctttaaaattatattcttatttttttcaaccgAAAAGACAAAGCGTTTCTTTTCACTACTCTATTTCTAAATTCTCCATCTCAGGCaaacccatatcagatctcatCTCGTGGTTGAATGTCGAATGACAGTTTCGTGTATTTCCCTTTTTCTTGTACATTGGAAGCAGGCAGCTTTCTCTCTACTGATTAGGAATTTGGTCACCGCTGATGAACTTGGAGTTAAGAATCGTGAGCTATTTAAACCCGATATGTCCCATTTCCAGTACTCGTCTAAATGAATcgcttttccttttttggaatttttcacCCCCACACTAACTTTAGTTTCAGTTTAGAGACATCAAACCGTCACTCGACTTCGAAATAGCCAAAACGTTTCCAACTAGTTTTTCCGCAAATAAGATACCGATTACGTTTCTATCTTACTCTGCCTGTCTTTCTTTCAACACCAAAAGTCAAACTTCCAATAATTTCAAAGATTAAAATACAAACAATTGGTAtagtttaatttttcttcaaatatgttcaatatttttattaaaataataaaagaataaaattaaataaattattcaacTTCTCCCATGGCATCATCTTCCAACACTAAATCTTCCAGCATTTCAGCGAGAGTGATCTGTGGAGTAGAATCATCATTCACCTTAGCTGCTGTATCAATTGGAATATGTTTCGAAGTATCTCGGTAAATGTTAACATTTTGACGGAATTCTTGATCTTCTTCCAAATCCTCCAAGAAGTCTTGataatcactaaaaaaaaatataaaaagaaacaaaaatttatatcaaaattgagttaccataaaattgaaaaataaactcacgttttctttctttcttcttgCTCGTCCTCAGCTAAATGTTTAAGTTTCCAAAGACGTTGATTATACCTCGACATGCGATCGCCAAAGAATTTCTTTACCAGAATAACATCTGGATACTCATTGTTGTTAAGTTTATCGAATGTTTCATTATTGATGTTGGCATCAATTAGATTGTAACCCAGCACGGAATCACCAACTTTCAGCAAATGCCCCAAGTGGCTTTTGGTGTGAATAGGATTGTCGTTGATTCCCAATTCGGATGCTTTTACCAACCAGACATCACAGAGAACATGCTTAAATGACACAGCACCTTGACCGGGGCATATTTTACGATCTTTTTCTTTGATAATGTCGATGTCCATCACAATAAATTCCACTAATTGTTTTGGATTACAAATTCCTTCGAATGGAGCCCGAAAGTAGACGTTCGATGAAATTTCAGCAACtagaatttataataaaaattttaataataacagttaaaaaaaatgctggAACAAAAGAATTTGCATTTCGGAATTTGCATACACTGAGAACTGTATTGTTCTGGAATAATATGGGTTTTGTATGTTCAGATCAGTTAATGTTGGGTATAGGAACCGAGTCGGTATTAGATCAAACTGTGGGCACCTAAGAGGGCAACTTTTTCTGTATAGCATATCTGCAAGTCTGCCTTAATGAGGTTTGAGTTGCATCTGCCATTGTGGACTGCGTTTAAACCATGCTCAATGGCAGAATCATAAACTTGCAACTTGGAGATACATACTATTGttgaaaaaacagttttttgcaATTTCACCTCGTtgttaacaaaataattaagcGGCCCTTAATTTTGATATCGGGTGTGTATCTTACGTCTTACCACTATCAAAGATATGGAATCTGtactttaagaaaaaatattcttgCGCATCACATAGCAGTCCTAGGGTTAACCATACAAGAACTAAACTTGTTCTGCTCGTGAAGAAAAGGAATTGAGAGGACTTTGCCTTAAGATATTCCTCTGAAACAAACTTCCTCTATTACAAGATATTATGGAAACAGAACAGAAaggaaataatgaaaaaaaaaaaaccttcggTGAACGGGATTTCCTATATTCATGGATCGATCCAGCAAAGGTATGGGTATACTTGAGGAgacaaaattacaattttatttcttaaataagTAAAATAGGAGAAAACCATTTGTTCgtaagaacaaattttaattcgtaACGACCAATctgctttttaatttttgttcttatttaacaaattatattgtaattttttttttaattaaaaataagttagcttgcttttgtttaataatgtttttgttaaaaaaaaaatactttggaaGATTACTGTTGATTGGTACCAACGATGTTTGATTGCTATCATTTACATAGTAATTTTGTGCCTGATACAAACTACTTCTATCTGAAGAAGCAAGACTAAAAAATTTGCGTAGGTATAgtaaatatcaaaaatctgCGCAGCATGAAGTCAAAAGTTAAAGTTTACTCAACTTGCGCTTTAGGGGCGGCTTCAATTTTGCATTGTAGTGCTTTGTATTGGTTTCGTACTCATCAACTTTGACAATACAACAAGCTTCAGCTCCAGCTGAACTACCTTGTATTTCATATCTCaagaataaaaatgaaagcGCAGGCTGGCTCCCAAATTAACCAGTAATATGCAAACCATTAGTTAAGATGCAactctgctttttttataagaGGAATACAATGGAGGAATAAGCTCCCAAGTAAGCAAAAGCACTATCAATTATATTCAAAGAGTCCatttaaaatggaaaatatgtcatatctcatacaaattttaaatctacCTGTTTTAAATGGAAACTTTGAATTTAATGCAGTATGAATAAAGTGGAGCTTAATCAATTTATTGATAAAAGAGTTTATAAAATGCGATAAAcgagtaaaaaaattttgatgtatttttagaaaaatccgCCTACTGTCTATAGTCTATCCCCCTTTTGTCATtaatacgtttttttgtttaacgaCTGTAAGAATTTGTTTCTCTAGGCGGAGAAAGATTCAAGGATTTCATTTAAATGTTGAGTGTTTGTTCCTCTAAGTGCTAAGAGACTAAAtataagtaattttaaaaaatccgcCCATTTTTTACATATTGTCcctttttgttacaaaaacttaaaatccaTCTTATATTAGACATTTATGTGTGAATATATTGAAACTTTTATGTTATTTGATTATTTAGCATGATAGCATCAACACATTAAACAAAACATATTTGAATTAATGATAATTTGACCAATTATCACTGAAATTGATCAAGAAATAAAAGCAGATCagacattatttttgttttacgtGTTTAATTGAACTAAGTACATATTGAAGTATAAAACGTAAACGATTTAGAATAAAAGAACTCACAACGCCACACAATATATTAAAGAGAAATGAGAGTGGGCAAATTGGTCCACCTAGCGTCCACGAATGAGATATACATCGTTGGAATGCTTAGTTttagtacattattttttttatatgggttGTTGGacccatataaaaaaatgatttactaAAACAACATGAATATCGTTATTTTTGATGATACTATCatgtaatataataaaattctttttgcccattttcttttctaattaatgaaataatacagtcaaataaggtgaaataaggggtaaatctcggaatgaatgctaatagaaattttattttgctcaataccttcgttttggcattctataacatacctcaaaagtctagaaaaatctcatatcCGCAAGTCGcaattttcaaggtcaaatggCGAAATggggtttttcaaaattaccaaaaaaagacgatggtattatatacacatatgatacatgatttcaaggtactTTTTactgctgattccaaaaaatctaaaataaaggCAATCTgaagtctctgaaaaaagttatacctgtttttcatctgtcaacccatattattataacagttgcaaacttactaccgaaaaacccttaaaagttatggcagaggaaccaaattttgcatgaaggttttcatatacattatcattaagaatcaaaacaatgcaatgagaaaaacattcatatctatgaaaaattggtatattttaagaaaaggggaaatttcgggatatgcactaaaaaacatcctggtacagtcttggaattagtgctaataggcaaatttttttgtttctttctttgtttggatattctataacttttgtcaaaaatctaaaaaaaatctcatgtcctaGTTTTCCTGGTTTGacgataaggtgcagattttaaaaaattgaaaaacatcacttcagatatttgtgtcagatcaacatgaataagttgcattacttttcagggatggtaaggttgacttgtttgtgagttttgttggaataagtgttaaaaaaataccttcaaatcatgtcgcttatgttggtatacatataaaaatttaaacttttctcgAAGTCATGTataatatgtgtatataataccatcgtctatttttgcaaattttgaaaaaccccatttcgcgatttgaccttgaaaattgCGACTTGCGGATATgagaaggtattgagcaaaaaaatttctattagcattcattccgaggttaaacccttatttgactagATTAAAAATAGTTCTTTAAAATAGTCTTTCTTGATGTTTCAGACCTAGAAATAATAACAGAGAATGAGTTCgaatattcaaaatataaaataaaataaattgcacgactggggtcgcacgtacttgctctcatgcttaaagtaactataatgttaaagctttttattcaagaaatttaaaatttgatattttgaagaaatttcataagtagtataaaaaaattaaatcggtttttataattaattaaactccgtcatacattatcttaaaaaacaaatatgccattttatttcttgtataaaaaggtatttttagaaaaaaattttcgaaaattgtaggagccgttttttaaaaaaataattttttatatataaaaatgttttaacatttttcaaaaaaaaagttggtatgccattttgaagaaataattaatttacacataaaactaaatttcaaaatttttcattgatccgttttcaaaaaattgatttttcaaaaaaaaattttgaaatattttttaaaaaaccaaaaatgcgttttttgaaaattttctaaaattttaatattatctttacttacacacttttgtataaaaattttcatttaaatcgggttaattttgtaggagatattcagaaacgaaaaaaaccgttctatgacaggtaccgttaatatcggtacaaaaaatatttttttatttaataagttggctcttatgtgcagtactacacacaaaattttaatcaaaatcgttagagccgtttttgaaaaaaattaacttttctatttccgttatatggcaggtaccgttagttttggtcataaaaaaaaaaattcaatttcccctctagggaatcaccaaaaactgctaactaccaagtttgaagaaaatcacttcactcgtttaggctgcagctccagatagagacagacagacagacagaattgccggacccacttttttgggattctccatcatcgtaatgtcatgtaaaattgttatctcgagttcgatttttttttacgaatcctaaacttgccctatagtacctatatcgcaagtaaaaatatataaattggaGATTTCGCTTTTTGTAACCCTCGTAACAATGCCGTGAAAAAAACATTCTAATCTCAAACTCTAAATTCCCTCCCAAATATTGCTGTTTGCATTggatctttaattttttttatcagttttataacatttaaagataccgagcaaagctcggtcacgCTACTAactttttaagttgaaaataaatactCACTTTGGGCAGTGGTCGGATCAATCAAATGAATTTTACTTGCAACCTTATGCACCAAACAAACTGCCGATATATTTCCCAATTGCTGTCTCTGTTTCTTCGACAAACAAACAGCACTGTCCTTTGATATCGGTGCTATTTCCACCGAATACGTGAATTTATAATTACAGATATTGCTGTGAATATCTGTCGAGATGAGACGCTTCGAACTGGTAGTCCGAACTGGCACAACTGCCTGCAGGAAATCAATCATTTTCCTTGCATGGTTTTCATTGGCATAATAGAAATCCAAACCA includes the following:
- the LOC129914053 gene encoding PHD finger protein 14 — protein: MGPPNNRTKSRVPKMTTQTLLDFDLGESSSDSDFRIEDHDESDDDFSDGSKGKESNQGGDGNSDSSSDDDDDDSSGDGSESSCSDLKHLFEDAELKPPKVETKIKEALTKVITSASLKDKLPAKPICCVCLGDRSDDTNEVIECDSCGVSVHEGCYGVSDTASVSSTTSSCSTEPWFCEACRAGVTNPSCELCPNKGGIFKETDVGKWVHLVCALYVPGVAFGEVDQLSSVTLFEMQYSKWGAKTCTLCENERFSRTGVCIGCDAGMCKTFFHVTCAQAAGFLSEAHSEEADHADPFYAHCKVHSDKTMIKHRKRHFNTIKLVMEHKNLEKQEQKNEDPTPGQVRIQRKLAKYQNKYRNNKHLKIEPWVPTQKISRLLTTSATACNRLLMKAEIMDVDIAALELQEAQISALTDIRKKWHIAPAFSVEFIGYYLDRISRIKDLKCNLEQMIDANTNLLGEQQSLRDEYDSKVKSNTDIKAKHEALQASVREMHKQIESLCPSKTMPTLENIGRQVAAPSPVVTPPSRPMSVPTAAALKMGVGFPLAHLPGIKDDTGRVLSTQSQNKAALVHECGICKRCNDQHLLAKCDTCHFHYHLGCLNPPLTRHPKKSKLYGWQCSECDKSEDSDAVPDMPKGPRKSRTRFSKDGTIVPADPNLSSSNPETSMSPKSISPIKRRSTDTTIRVGGGPKRSSLEFNQNGKSLASLPAPKPLRKSVDAPKKIEDTLNAAKRPRSKIIDYSPLITHNPQVVLEDALKSVSVKKFASISNFPEFSEAVSEAHKNSAAAAAATKEDPLATTSEDAKLLAKGVLDLSSGQTLTASQSTSASALTSLDSSIGFETTNKEVHNKNRKKRSKDKHKSKYSSDNEKSPSKEHKRKRKKKNHDAENPNDNEPAIPKIKIKFKTLPLPGEVAPEAHFFYVSADMVRSRPTSVETVEDLSLNADEASQNETSVSPEVVKAPPEVSKSPVKQPTKTAQTSTPSTKVVPPIPAVRQASPRKANKRTSLSLSSSSSMQHPPKDVICDVCKESGTAQNLVFCDECRKNYHFTCLDPPLKKTPKRRGYSWHCADCDPTDVETT
- the LOC129915626 gene encoding 60S ribosomal export protein NMD3, which produces MEYTELDPSIKKEDTLGVILCCECGVAITPNPSNMCVTCLRNHIDITEGIPKQAVLHFCRNCERYLQPPSEWIQCALESRELLALCLKKLTGLKDVKLVDAGFIWTEPHSKRIKVKLTVHGEIVGGTVLQQVFVVEFTVSYQMCTDCHRVEAKDFWRCYVQIRQRCENKKTFFYLEQLILKHKAHENTLGIKQMHGGLDFYYANENHARKMIDFLQAVVPVRTTSSKRLISTDIHSNICNYKFTYSVEIAPISKDSAVCLSKKQRQQLGNISAVCLVHKVASKIHLIDPTTAQIAEISSNVYFRAPFEGICNPKQLVEFIVMDIDIIKEKDRKICPGQGAVSFKHVLCDVWLVKASELGINDNPIHTKSHLGHLLKVGDSVLGYNLIDANINNETFDKLNNNEYPDVILVKKFFGDRMSRYNQRLWKLKHLAEDEQEERKKTDYQDFLEDLEEDQEFRQNVNIYRDTSKHIPIDTAAKVNDDSTPQITLAEMLEDLVLEDDAMGEVE